In Bacteroidia bacterium, a genomic segment contains:
- a CDS encoding PorP/SprF family type IX secretion system membrane protein, giving the protein MKRHLPVFLLFGTFWLGSYFGLKAQDPIFSQYFANPMYLNPALTGVYGGTNVTLNGQKMRYKAGQFLTNSAAISTDVPCVQSAFGVIYSDDRAGDSPVKWQRMGASWAWHTRPKDDLYYPWDLRLGLNGTYNRRSFDMDGLIFSDQLHAIYGNQGPSAVDLSNFGGNNSFFDLDFGMDFESSIKETFYFNTGFVANHLVKVDPSLININDTLPVRFTGYFNGSLEMTNGLRDYWVIPFAKVDIQRTSRQWAQTDTATGIKTTFKSAFMHRLNYGVLFAMRPGARTGQNVGLWGGFMMGHSFNGLFNQNINTFTPMMGFTWSAGAADYRVGMSYDYDFSGPRSDTGGIFEISLMMTIPEATFFCSSGTRMMRRRCPVPGMPSSSFSASPRNRLKL; this is encoded by the coding sequence ATGAAAAGACATTTACCCGTTTTTTTATTGTTCGGAACATTCTGGCTGGGCTCATATTTCGGGCTTAAGGCCCAGGACCCGATTTTCAGCCAGTATTTTGCCAATCCTATGTACCTCAACCCCGCGCTGACCGGGGTGTATGGCGGCACCAATGTAACACTCAACGGGCAGAAAATGCGCTATAAAGCGGGCCAGTTTCTGACCAATAGTGCGGCGATCAGCACAGATGTTCCCTGCGTTCAATCGGCGTTTGGGGTGATTTATTCTGACGACAGGGCAGGGGATAGTCCGGTAAAGTGGCAAAGAATGGGAGCTTCCTGGGCCTGGCATACGAGGCCCAAAGACGACCTCTATTATCCATGGGACCTGAGACTTGGGTTGAACGGAACCTATAACCGCAGGTCATTTGATATGGACGGACTGATTTTCAGCGATCAGCTGCATGCGATTTACGGCAATCAAGGCCCCAGTGCGGTGGATCTGAGTAATTTTGGCGGAAATAACAGCTTTTTTGATCTGGACTTTGGGATGGATTTTGAGAGTAGTATTAAGGAGACCTTTTATTTTAATACTGGTTTTGTTGCAAATCATCTGGTAAAGGTTGATCCCTCACTGATCAATATTAATGATACACTTCCGGTTCGCTTTACCGGCTATTTTAATGGTAGTCTGGAAATGACCAATGGCCTTCGCGATTATTGGGTGATTCCGTTTGCGAAAGTTGATATCCAACGCACTTCCCGGCAATGGGCACAAACTGATACTGCCACCGGAATAAAAACAACCTTTAAATCTGCGTTTATGCACCGGCTCAATTACGGTGTTTTGTTTGCTATGCGTCCGGGAGCAAGAACCGGGCAAAATGTGGGTTTATGGGGTGGATTTATGATGGGGCATAGTTTCAATGGTCTATTCAATCAAAATATCAATACTTTCACGCCGATGATGGGTTTTACCTGGAGCGCAGGTGCCGCTGATTATCGTGTCGGTATGAGCTATGATTACGACTTTTCCGGTCCTCGAAGCGATACGGGGGGGATATTCGAAATCTCTCTGATGATGACCATTCCGGAAGCAACGTTTTTCTGTAGTTCCGGCACCAGGATGATGCGAAGAAGATGTCCCGTACCTGGCATGCCTTCCAGTAGTTTTTCTGCATCACCTCGCAATAGATTAAAATTATAG
- a CDS encoding DUF4397 domain-containing protein has translation MKKLLLLAFFLLPAAFLSAQTAMVQIIHNSPDPAAQTVDIYLNAGATPAIDDFAFRKATPFISLPANTPLNVGVAPGTSTGPGDIIATIPLPALTAGEKYVVIATGVLDPFQFDGTANGTAIGFDLEIITPALTADPGNQVSLNVFHGAPDAPAVDVLANNGLTPLIPGLAYRQSTGYVSLPPATYYLSVTPAGLNNVVVGTFQASLDGLGGGAGVVFASGFLNPSLNQSGAAFGLFAALADGTVVELPAVNCNLGIIDFTLIDAKADTVITAYDPIPDGAVIDLAAVGTDRLNIRANTCDGFPVGSISFDLTGSQSKSKYDNNAPFSLFGDNNNGGYFIWPSPRPVSGDSYTVTATAYQGKVKKGSSGTPVSVNFSFVDSNIPAFVQIIHNSADPGAETVDIYLDGGAQPAVNDFKFRTATPFLGLPSGKAFTVGIAPGNSTGPNDIIASFPFPALTANESYVVMATGVLDPTQFDQSVNSAIGFTLEVFPAALQASGNSDVAVLAYHGSTDAPAVDVLANGLTPPLIPAISYGDFAGYLNVAPGDYTLTITPAGQNATVVAEYRADLTGLGGGAAVVFASGVLDPTVNQNAALFGLFAALPDGTVIEFPAPGAYVQIIHNSPDPAAAVVDIYINGGALPAIDDLGFREATPFLTLPSGVPLTVGIAPGNSTGPGDIIASFPLPALTLFQNYVVMATGVLDPSQFDQSVNGASIGFTLNIQTPAQQDAAAGQTAILAYHGSPDAPAVDVLAFGSTPPLVPNLSYGDFAGYLSVPSATYVLDVTPAGQNSTVVASYQAMLDGLGGQATVVFASGFLNPANNQSGAAFGLFATLNDGTVIPLPTFECDLGVLNFTLIDGKTDLPIPGYDPIMDGAVIDLAGLNPSKLNIRANICPGNALNSVAFELTGSQTLNTVDNNAPFALFKDNGKGGFFQWTGAGPAAGDAYTLMATGYDGKAGNGVAGTPKTISFSFIQSPARLAGLSELTLTVYPNPTMGKVQLEIEGANGSEVEVVVRNLMGQIVNSPVFTTASNLKLDLSGQPSGVYFIQVSDGNTSTMQKVLVQ, from the coding sequence ATGAAAAAACTCCTCCTCCTCGCATTTTTCCTGCTCCCGGCTGCGTTTCTGTCAGCACAGACAGCGATGGTGCAGATCATTCACAACTCTCCTGACCCTGCGGCTCAAACGGTAGACATCTACCTGAATGCCGGAGCTACTCCCGCTATTGACGATTTTGCTTTCCGCAAGGCAACACCGTTCATTTCACTGCCTGCAAACACACCATTGAACGTGGGTGTCGCCCCCGGTACAAGCACCGGCCCTGGCGACATTATTGCTACCATTCCTTTACCCGCGCTTACTGCTGGTGAAAAGTATGTAGTCATCGCTACTGGTGTGCTTGACCCTTTCCAGTTTGATGGTACGGCTAATGGCACGGCGATTGGTTTTGATCTGGAAATCATTACCCCTGCGCTTACTGCTGACCCCGGCAACCAGGTATCGCTGAATGTGTTCCATGGTGCTCCTGATGCGCCTGCAGTGGATGTACTCGCCAATAACGGCCTCACCCCGCTGATTCCCGGCCTGGCTTACCGTCAAAGTACCGGATATGTATCTCTGCCTCCGGCAACTTATTATCTGAGTGTAACGCCTGCCGGCCTCAATAATGTCGTTGTCGGTACTTTTCAGGCATCGCTTGACGGCCTTGGTGGTGGTGCCGGTGTAGTTTTTGCCTCAGGCTTTCTGAATCCATCCCTCAACCAAAGCGGGGCCGCTTTCGGGCTTTTTGCAGCACTGGCCGATGGCACGGTGGTCGAACTCCCTGCTGTCAATTGCAATCTGGGTATCATCGATTTTACGCTGATCGATGCCAAGGCCGACACGGTTATCACTGCCTATGATCCCATCCCTGACGGGGCTGTCATCGACCTCGCAGCGGTGGGTACCGACCGGTTGAATATTCGCGCCAATACCTGCGACGGTTTCCCGGTTGGTAGCATATCCTTCGACCTGACCGGCAGTCAGTCGAAGAGCAAATACGACAACAACGCCCCTTTCTCCCTGTTTGGCGACAACAATAATGGCGGATATTTTATCTGGCCTTCCCCACGCCCCGTTTCTGGAGACAGCTATACTGTAACCGCAACCGCTTATCAGGGAAAAGTAAAAAAAGGAAGCAGCGGTACGCCTGTTTCTGTGAATTTCTCATTTGTGGATTCCAATATTCCTGCTTTTGTCCAGATTATTCACAACTCCGCTGATCCCGGTGCTGAAACGGTTGACATCTATCTCGATGGTGGTGCACAACCCGCAGTGAATGATTTTAAATTCCGCACGGCTACGCCTTTCCTTGGACTTCCCTCCGGAAAAGCTTTTACCGTGGGTATTGCCCCTGGAAACAGCACTGGCCCCAATGATATCATCGCCAGTTTTCCTTTTCCCGCCCTCACTGCCAACGAAAGTTATGTGGTAATGGCTACCGGGGTACTCGATCCGACCCAGTTTGACCAAAGTGTCAACAGCGCGATTGGCTTTACGCTGGAAGTTTTCCCTGCTGCATTACAGGCGTCGGGAAACAGCGATGTGGCCGTACTCGCCTATCATGGTTCTACAGACGCGCCGGCAGTTGATGTCCTGGCCAATGGCCTGACTCCGCCACTGATTCCGGCTATTTCGTATGGGGATTTTGCCGGATACCTGAATGTGGCTCCCGGTGATTATACCCTGACCATTACCCCAGCCGGACAAAATGCTACGGTAGTCGCAGAATATCGCGCCGACCTTACCGGACTCGGTGGCGGGGCAGCAGTTGTATTTGCCTCAGGTGTCCTCGATCCCACTGTTAATCAGAATGCCGCTTTATTTGGCCTATTTGCTGCGTTGCCCGATGGAACGGTGATTGAATTTCCCGCTCCCGGTGCTTATGTACAGATCATCCATAACTCCCCTGATCCTGCGGCAGCGGTCGTGGATATCTATATAAATGGCGGAGCTTTGCCTGCAATTGATGATCTCGGTTTCCGCGAAGCAACACCTTTTCTGACCTTGCCATCAGGCGTGCCACTCACCGTGGGTATCGCACCTGGAAACAGTACCGGCCCCGGCGATATCATTGCATCTTTCCCGCTTCCCGCACTGACATTATTCCAAAACTATGTAGTGATGGCTACGGGTGTACTTGACCCCTCCCAGTTTGACCAGAGTGTCAACGGCGCCTCCATTGGCTTTACGCTGAATATACAGACACCGGCTCAGCAGGATGCAGCTGCGGGGCAGACAGCAATTTTGGCTTACCACGGATCTCCCGACGCCCCCGCAGTAGATGTACTTGCTTTTGGCTCGACTCCTCCGCTGGTACCTAACCTCAGTTACGGTGATTTTGCCGGTTACCTTTCGGTTCCTTCCGCTACCTATGTGCTGGACGTAACCCCCGCAGGTCAAAATAGTACGGTTGTGGCATCTTATCAGGCTATGCTTGACGGACTCGGCGGACAGGCAACTGTCGTATTCGCTTCCGGATTTCTGAATCCCGCCAATAACCAGAGCGGTGCAGCATTTGGCCTGTTTGCTACGCTCAATGACGGAACGGTTATTCCCCTTCCGACCTTCGAGTGTGATCTTGGCGTATTGAACTTCACCCTGATCGATGGCAAAACAGACCTTCCGATTCCGGGTTATGACCCTATCATGGACGGTGCGGTGATTGATCTGGCAGGACTCAATCCTTCCAAGCTGAATATTCGCGCCAATATATGCCCCGGAAACGCGCTCAACAGCGTAGCATTTGAACTTACCGGCAGCCAGACCTTAAATACCGTTGACAACAATGCACCATTTGCCCTGTTTAAAGACAATGGCAAAGGCGGATTCTTTCAGTGGACTGGTGCTGGACCTGCAGCCGGAGACGCGTATACTCTGATGGCAACTGGTTACGATGGAAAAGCAGGCAATGGCGTTGCTGGTACACCGAAAACCATTTCCTTCTCTTTCATTCAGTCTCCGGCACGACTGGCCGGTTTGAGCGAACTCACACTCACCGTATATCCAAATCCGACAATGGGCAAAGTACAGCTCGAAATTGAAGGAGCCAACGGATCGGAAGTAGAAGTTGTCGTTCGGAACCTTATGGGACAAATCGTAAACTCTCCCGTTTTCACGACAGCGTCAAATCTAAAACTTGACCTCAGCGGTCAGCCTTCAGGTGTGTACTTTATTCAGGTCAGCGACGGAAACACCAGTACCATGCAGAAAGTATTGGTACAATAG
- a CDS encoding SusC/RagA family TonB-linked outer membrane protein — protein sequence MKNATTTIYWKNFCSGIIVGLLCMVAAHAQMKVSGTVANESGEPMVGVNVLVKGTSTGILTDDAGKFSLNLPTGDETLVVSYFGYLRLEVPVKGQSQLQIVMVENVSSLDEVVVVGYGTVKKKDLTGAVAQIDATKIANQSPNSMTDLLRANVPGLSVGFNNSPKGVSDLEIRGKNTLTAGGSPLIVVDGMIYNGDLSDINPADIDKIDVMKDASSAAVYGARGSNGVVLITTKRGDGMAPTISLSSSAGFATNAIVHKPYDPDGYAAWRTDVFKSINVNHEQTPGKFDNPNNLPAGVTLAQWLAYDGAQGDPTTAWLNRIGFQDVEIANYLAGRSVDWYDQIFQAGFRNDHTLSLSGTKDEVKYYWSIGRTDNEGIIVGERFTTIRSRLNIESKINKWITVGANTQFADRDESSVPAEWNMVSQDSPWGSELSDDGSTLRFSPQDDPGAGARHPLLRRTYTDRSWKFNTLNTRIYSTISLPLGFSYQFAFTNRYEWNDLFNHESSVSPEWATGTAFRDHTKIAEWQIDNVLKWNKTFGGHTFDATFLSYAEKFKIFSDRTTSGIFDPNDALGYNNLSLGTAISLTGNDEQSTGDALMGRLNYSFQSKYLLSATIRRDGFSAFGENNRRATFPSLAAGWVLSEESFFNVSGIDFFKVRLSWGENGNRNIGRYAALSQLIAGKNLIVDKNGAVQTVSTLSNNTMENLDLKWERTAAWNLGFDFSTLKGRLDGSLELYDMVTNDLLVSRALPNVIGFSSVFTNLGEVQNRGMELILTTRNIERPNFAWSSTFNFSLNRNKINSLYGDLDANGNELDDITNRWFIGHAIDEIWGLNVLGVYKTSEADAAAEYGKFPGDFKLEDKNNDGIYTIEDNDFLGFSTPRFQWTFVNNFQFWKGLNLSVEMYSMMGQMRAFNPAKNRDGFIDRTNSLQTPYWTKDNQIDNYARLFSSDGSASFNVYRNNSFVRLQNLTLSYNIPNQILSKIAVKGLRVYANVRNVYVLAPDWDLYDPESSDVSGTSGLTPTPRYYTIGLNLSL from the coding sequence ATGAAAAATGCTACTACTACTATTTACTGGAAAAACTTTTGTTCGGGTATAATTGTGGGGCTCCTATGTATGGTTGCGGCCCATGCACAAATGAAAGTTTCGGGAACGGTGGCCAACGAATCCGGTGAACCAATGGTCGGAGTGAATGTCCTCGTAAAAGGAACTTCGACCGGCATACTCACTGATGATGCCGGGAAATTTTCACTGAACCTCCCCACTGGTGATGAAACGCTGGTCGTTTCGTATTTTGGGTATTTACGTTTAGAAGTCCCCGTTAAGGGACAATCGCAATTGCAGATTGTCATGGTTGAGAATGTATCCTCCCTGGATGAAGTGGTCGTGGTAGGATATGGTACGGTAAAGAAAAAGGATCTGACCGGCGCCGTTGCTCAGATTGATGCGACGAAAATCGCCAACCAGTCTCCCAATTCCATGACAGACCTCCTGCGCGCCAATGTGCCGGGCTTGAGCGTAGGTTTCAACAACTCGCCCAAAGGGGTAAGTGATTTGGAAATACGAGGGAAAAATACCCTTACCGCAGGCGGCAGCCCCCTGATTGTTGTAGATGGTATGATTTATAACGGAGATCTTTCTGATATCAATCCCGCCGATATTGACAAAATTGATGTGATGAAAGATGCCAGCTCAGCCGCTGTATATGGTGCCCGTGGATCCAATGGTGTGGTGCTGATCACCACAAAACGTGGAGATGGCATGGCGCCTACGATCTCTCTGAGCAGCAGCGCCGGATTTGCCACGAATGCCATTGTACACAAGCCCTATGATCCTGACGGTTATGCTGCCTGGCGGACGGATGTATTCAAAAGCATCAATGTAAACCATGAGCAGACTCCTGGCAAGTTTGACAATCCCAACAATTTGCCGGCGGGTGTTACCCTTGCTCAATGGCTGGCCTACGATGGGGCACAGGGAGATCCTACCACAGCCTGGCTGAACCGGATCGGCTTTCAGGATGTTGAGATTGCCAATTATCTCGCAGGGCGGAGCGTTGACTGGTATGATCAGATATTTCAGGCAGGGTTTCGCAATGACCATACCCTGAGTCTATCTGGCACAAAGGACGAAGTCAAGTATTACTGGTCCATCGGTCGCACAGACAATGAGGGCATTATTGTGGGAGAGCGGTTTACCACCATTCGTTCCAGGCTGAACATTGAAAGTAAAATCAATAAGTGGATAACGGTTGGGGCCAATACTCAGTTTGCTGACCGGGATGAAAGTTCAGTGCCGGCAGAATGGAACATGGTCTCGCAGGACTCTCCCTGGGGTTCGGAGCTTTCAGACGACGGGTCGACACTCAGATTCAGCCCACAGGATGACCCCGGCGCCGGCGCCCGCCACCCTCTCCTAAGAAGAACCTATACTGATCGTTCATGGAAATTTAACACCCTCAATACGAGGATCTACAGCACGATTTCTTTGCCACTGGGCTTTTCATATCAATTTGCTTTTACCAACCGGTATGAATGGAATGATCTTTTCAACCACGAGTCTTCGGTAAGTCCGGAGTGGGCAACTGGTACTGCGTTCCGGGATCATACAAAAATTGCCGAATGGCAGATCGACAATGTCTTGAAATGGAATAAAACGTTCGGAGGCCATACCTTCGACGCTACCTTCCTTTCCTATGCTGAAAAATTCAAAATATTCAGCGATCGCACCACCAGTGGAATATTTGATCCGAACGATGCGCTGGGCTACAACAACCTGTCACTGGGTACGGCGATATCACTCACAGGCAATGATGAACAGAGCACAGGGGATGCCCTGATGGGAAGGTTAAACTATAGTTTCCAGTCAAAATACCTCCTTTCAGCAACCATACGCCGGGATGGGTTTTCTGCCTTTGGGGAAAACAACCGAAGGGCGACTTTTCCTTCTCTGGCGGCAGGCTGGGTGCTGTCCGAAGAATCATTTTTCAACGTGAGTGGAATCGACTTTTTTAAAGTCAGACTTTCCTGGGGTGAAAATGGCAACCGGAATATCGGTCGGTATGCGGCATTGTCCCAGCTGATTGCAGGCAAAAATCTGATCGTGGACAAAAATGGTGCTGTACAGACCGTATCCACGCTCTCCAATAATACAATGGAGAACCTCGACCTGAAATGGGAGCGTACTGCTGCATGGAACCTGGGGTTTGACTTCAGCACGCTGAAAGGAAGACTTGATGGATCACTGGAATTGTACGACATGGTGACCAATGACCTGCTGGTAAGCCGGGCCTTACCCAATGTGATTGGGTTCTCCAGTGTATTTACTAATTTAGGTGAAGTTCAAAACCGTGGGATGGAATTGATTCTGACTACACGAAACATCGAACGGCCAAATTTTGCCTGGAGCAGCACATTTAATTTCTCCCTGAACCGAAACAAGATCAATAGCCTCTATGGCGACCTCGATGCAAACGGCAATGAACTCGATGACATCACCAACCGGTGGTTTATCGGTCATGCCATCGATGAAATATGGGGACTTAATGTATTGGGGGTATATAAAACCAGTGAAGCGGATGCCGCAGCTGAATACGGAAAATTCCCCGGCGACTTCAAGCTGGAAGACAAAAACAACGATGGGATTTACACGATCGAAGACAATGATTTTCTGGGATTTTCCACACCCAGATTCCAGTGGACTTTTGTCAACAACTTCCAGTTCTGGAAAGGTTTGAATCTTTCTGTAGAGATGTACTCCATGATGGGACAGATGAGAGCCTTTAATCCTGCCAAAAACAGAGATGGCTTTATCGACCGCACCAATTCGTTGCAGACCCCTTACTGGACAAAAGATAACCAAATCGATAATTACGCCCGTTTGTTTTCCAGCGATGGAAGCGCAAGTTTTAACGTGTATCGCAACAACTCGTTTGTTCGCCTGCAAAACCTCACCCTTTCCTATAATATCCCCAATCAGATCCTGAGCAAAATAGCTGTAAAAGGACTTCGGGTATATGCCAACGTTCGGAATGTCTATGTGTTGGCGCCTGACTGGGATCTTTATGATCCTGAATCCAGTGATGTGAGTGGTACTTCCGGACTAACGCCCACACCCAGATATTATACTATCGGGCTTAATCTTTCACTTTAA
- a CDS encoding RagB/SusD family nutrient uptake outer membrane protein, with the protein MKFNIIFKINLLLLLLMVGFSISCKESFLEPEELSFYTPGNALNNADGMRGLLSQAMTNLRSEFYGDGAPMITENIFSEVAVEGTTDKSGPAQDLNLLILPDANLNSADRNRIGWFWENWYIGIKYANTVISRIDDATYNSVEERNEILGAAYFHRAYRYYRLTQQFGDVPALMEEISTPKLDFVSTTRMAILQKIKADLEQAALWVPESVNQGEVSRGAVLHLLTKVNLAMGLFDAAIASASQVIDGGTYALMTQRFGSEKDNTTRNVIYDLHRPENKSIPENKEAILNVISRLGYEGAGGVTSLMRQAVPLWWRFINTPDGANGMSDSPDAELAHVKSYGRGIGRNRGTPYSTKFIWKDTTDLRHKYPNWIRMEDITYNAPSLKTAGNPYYNKPLQLYTTDGVILCSDTIRNWYDFPLYKLYIPDPQNARPSGGYSDWYVFRLAETYLLRAEAYTWKDDLGRAAEDVNMVRRRANAPDLSPSEINIGTILDERARELYYEEPRNTELTRIAFIFAQTGKPAYNGKVYSLSDFHLNNFWYDRIMESTAFYNQGVKTIHGDEYTMSPYHVLYPIPAPAINANTQGRINQNLGYPGSEKNVPPLTEIK; encoded by the coding sequence ATGAAATTCAATATAATATTTAAAATCAACCTCCTCCTGCTCCTGTTAATGGTCGGGTTTTCAATAAGCTGTAAAGAATCGTTTCTTGAACCGGAGGAACTGTCGTTTTATACGCCAGGAAATGCGCTGAACAATGCCGATGGGATGCGCGGATTATTATCCCAGGCCATGACCAATCTCCGTTCCGAATTTTATGGCGATGGAGCCCCGATGATCACAGAAAATATATTCTCTGAAGTAGCTGTTGAAGGAACAACGGACAAGTCGGGCCCTGCCCAGGACCTAAACCTCCTTATATTGCCTGATGCAAATCTCAATAGTGCTGACCGCAATCGAATCGGTTGGTTTTGGGAAAACTGGTATATAGGGATCAAGTATGCAAATACGGTAATATCGAGAATCGATGATGCTACCTACAATTCCGTGGAAGAGCGAAACGAGATCCTGGGGGCTGCCTATTTTCACCGTGCATATCGCTATTACCGTCTCACACAGCAATTTGGCGATGTACCTGCCCTGATGGAAGAAATCTCTACACCAAAACTTGATTTTGTCTCGACTACCCGCATGGCGATTCTGCAGAAAATCAAAGCCGACCTGGAGCAGGCAGCGCTCTGGGTTCCGGAATCGGTCAATCAGGGAGAAGTCAGCAGGGGCGCCGTTTTACACTTGCTGACCAAAGTCAACCTGGCCATGGGCTTATTTGACGCAGCCATTGCTTCGGCCAGTCAGGTAATTGACGGTGGAACCTATGCGCTGATGACCCAGCGCTTTGGATCCGAAAAAGACAATACTACACGCAACGTCATTTATGACCTTCATCGCCCGGAGAATAAAAGTATTCCTGAAAACAAGGAGGCTATTCTAAATGTGATCTCAAGGTTAGGCTATGAAGGTGCGGGTGGCGTCACCAGTTTAATGCGGCAGGCAGTTCCGCTTTGGTGGAGATTTATCAACACTCCTGATGGAGCCAATGGAATGTCTGACAGCCCTGATGCCGAATTAGCACATGTAAAATCATACGGCAGAGGCATTGGCCGTAACCGGGGAACGCCCTATAGCACCAAATTTATCTGGAAGGATACGACAGACCTTAGACACAAGTATCCCAACTGGATCCGCATGGAAGACATCACCTACAATGCCCCGAGTCTGAAAACCGCAGGAAATCCCTATTACAATAAACCCCTCCAGTTGTACACAACAGATGGGGTGATCCTCTGCTCGGATACCATACGAAATTGGTACGATTTCCCACTGTATAAATTATATATACCGGATCCCCAGAATGCCAGACCTTCGGGAGGTTATTCGGACTGGTATGTGTTCAGGTTGGCAGAAACCTACCTGCTGAGGGCTGAAGCTTATACATGGAAGGATGACCTGGGCAGAGCGGCCGAAGACGTCAATATGGTCAGAAGAAGAGCCAATGCGCCGGATCTTTCACCATCTGAAATCAATATCGGCACCATTCTCGATGAACGCGCCCGGGAATTATATTATGAAGAACCCCGGAATACCGAGCTGACCAGAATTGCCTTTATTTTCGCTCAAACCGGAAAACCTGCTTACAATGGAAAGGTATACAGCCTTTCCGATTTTCATCTGAACAATTTCTGGTATGACCGGATCATGGAATCTACGGCCTTTTACAATCAGGGCGTGAAGACGATCCATGGGGATGAATATACCATGAGCCCTTATCATGTGTTATATCCCATTCCGGCACCTGCGATTAATGCCAACACACAGGGACGTATTAACCAGAACCTCGGATATCCAGGCTCGGAAAAAAATGTTCCGCCACTTACAGAGATTAAATAA
- a CDS encoding DUF5662 family protein has translation MTLYDVFVDFCGQIDFAQPQRLSTIFESRFFPATATTEISDPVVINYLQKTLIPHKVAVYRAGMETLMACKGQISDADIYQYAVHDLSKFAPAEMDIYAHYFSDKDKAAAMKKVFPLAWHHHKTHNEHHPEHWLSVDRRGNVEALPMPEHFVMEMVADWKGASIVYGGGMESWMVKNLPDVLFHPDTKSKLNIVLEKLGYTVRC, from the coding sequence ATGACGCTTTATGATGTTTTTGTCGATTTTTGCGGACAAATTGATTTCGCCCAACCGCAACGCCTCTCCACAATATTTGAAAGCCGTTTTTTTCCGGCTACTGCCACCACTGAAATATCAGATCCTGTCGTCATCAATTATCTGCAAAAGACCCTTATACCTCATAAAGTGGCTGTCTATCGCGCAGGTATGGAAACCCTCATGGCCTGCAAAGGGCAAATTTCTGACGCAGATATTTATCAATATGCCGTCCATGATTTGTCCAAATTTGCCCCGGCAGAAATGGATATCTACGCCCACTATTTCTCCGACAAAGACAAAGCGGCTGCTATGAAAAAAGTTTTCCCGCTTGCCTGGCATCATCACAAAACCCACAACGAACACCACCCCGAACATTGGTTGTCCGTTGACCGCCGGGGTAATGTAGAGGCTCTCCCCATGCCCGAACATTTTGTCATGGAAATGGTCGCCGACTGGAAAGGTGCTTCCATCGTCTATGGCGGGGGAATGGAATCCTGGATGGTAAAAAATCTGCCAGATGTATTATTCCACCCCGATACAAAATCTAAACTGAATATTGTTCTTGAAAAGCTGGGCTATACAGTTAGATGTTGA
- a CDS encoding DUF2304 domain-containing protein, producing the protein MKPIQFILVPVLLFLLALFFRKLRQQPVMRIFVMAVLLAGLVFSVFPESSTVIANYLGIGRGADLIMYVGMLGLSAVSVLLYLRTLKLELMITEIVRRKALEES; encoded by the coding sequence ATGAAACCGATTCAGTTTATCCTCGTGCCGGTATTATTGTTTTTACTGGCGCTGTTTTTTCGCAAGCTACGGCAGCAACCCGTGATGCGGATTTTTGTCATGGCAGTGTTACTCGCCGGACTGGTATTTTCGGTATTTCCGGAGTCCAGTACAGTCATCGCCAATTACCTCGGTATAGGCAGGGGGGCGGATCTGATCATGTATGTCGGGATGCTGGGGCTATCGGCGGTGTCGGTGTTACTGTATCTGCGCACGCTGAAGCTGGAGCTCATGATCACCGAAATTGTGCGTAGAAAGGCGCTGGAGGAATCATAA
- a CDS encoding glycosyltransferase family 2 protein: MRLTQNRTFVIVPAFNEAEIIRQTVLGLLEAGYEVVVVDDCSTDGTGDKIADLSIRYIRHSVNLGQGAALMTGMTFARKLDADYVVHFDADGQHRVEDIPDMLSPLLDDIADITLGSRFLKAGQAGAVPIFRRVLLRVAVWVNALFTGLWLTDAHNGLRAMNRSALEKIRLRENGMAHATEILSEIRHHSLRYREVSMQVKYTDYSRQKGQSALDALGILTDLIIRKIFL; the protein is encoded by the coding sequence ATGCGCCTAACCCAGAACCGAACGTTTGTGATTGTGCCAGCTTTCAACGAAGCTGAAATTATCCGGCAGACGGTTTTGGGTTTACTTGAAGCTGGTTATGAGGTGGTGGTGGTGGATGATTGTTCGACGGATGGTACGGGAGACAAAATTGCAGATTTATCCATTCGCTATATACGCCATTCGGTTAATCTGGGTCAGGGCGCTGCCCTGATGACTGGGATGACTTTCGCCCGAAAGCTTGACGCAGACTACGTAGTGCATTTTGATGCCGATGGCCAGCACCGGGTGGAAGATATCCCGGATATGCTCTCACCACTATTGGACGATATCGCTGACATTACGTTGGGATCGAGGTTTTTGAAGGCGGGGCAGGCGGGGGCAGTGCCTATTTTTCGGCGGGTGCTCCTCCGGGTTGCGGTATGGGTCAACGCACTGTTTACCGGACTCTGGCTCACAGATGCACACAATGGCCTTCGGGCGATGAACCGCAGTGCGTTGGAGAAAATTCGTCTAAGAGAAAATGGCATGGCACACGCGACGGAGATTCTTTCGGAAATCCGGCATCATAGCCTGCGATACAGAGAAGTTTCCATGCAGGTAAAATACACTGATTACTCCCGCCAGAAAGGTCAGTCCGCGCTGGATGCTTTAGGTATTCTGACAGACCTCATTATTCGCAAAATATTCCTCTGA